From Streptomyces yatensis, one genomic window encodes:
- a CDS encoding ABC transporter ATP-binding protein, with the protein MTLLRLDEVTVRFGRRDALDAVDLEVAEHETVCVLGPSGSGKSTMLRVVAGLQRADAGRVSLAGQDQSGVPTHRRGVGLMFQDHQLFPQRDVGGNVAFGLRMRKVGRAEADRRVAELLELVGLPGAQRRPVDSLSGGEQQRVALARALAPRPKLLMLDEPLGQLDRGLRERLVVELRELFARLGTTVLAVTHDQGEAFALADRVVVMDNGRIAQTGTPLEVWQRPATEFVARFLGFDNVVEAIVDGDVADTRWGKLPVPPGSRPGPTRLLVRPAGVRLTDPEEGLACTVETRTFRGDHVALILRLPDPAAPPLEASCALRDAPEAGARVGVAFDPADVVLLDAEV; encoded by the coding sequence ATGACGCTGCTGCGACTGGACGAGGTGACCGTAAGGTTCGGCCGGCGCGACGCGCTGGACGCCGTGGATCTGGAGGTCGCCGAGCACGAGACGGTCTGTGTGCTGGGCCCGAGCGGAAGCGGCAAGTCCACCATGCTGCGCGTGGTGGCCGGGCTGCAGCGTGCCGACGCCGGCCGGGTGTCGCTCGCCGGACAGGACCAGAGCGGGGTGCCCACGCATCGGCGCGGGGTGGGGCTGATGTTCCAGGACCACCAGCTGTTCCCGCAGCGGGACGTGGGCGGCAACGTCGCCTTCGGGCTGCGGATGCGCAAGGTGGGGCGCGCGGAGGCGGACCGCCGGGTCGCCGAACTGCTGGAGCTGGTGGGGCTTCCGGGCGCCCAGCGCCGCCCCGTCGACTCCCTCTCCGGCGGCGAGCAGCAGCGGGTGGCGCTCGCCCGCGCGCTGGCCCCGCGGCCCAAGCTGCTGATGCTGGACGAGCCGCTGGGCCAGCTCGACCGGGGGCTGCGGGAGCGGCTGGTGGTGGAGCTCCGCGAACTCTTCGCACGGCTGGGGACCACCGTCCTCGCGGTCACCCACGACCAGGGGGAGGCGTTCGCCCTCGCGGACCGGGTGGTGGTGATGGACAACGGCCGGATCGCCCAGACCGGCACCCCCCTGGAGGTGTGGCAGCGGCCCGCCACCGAGTTCGTCGCCCGCTTCCTCGGCTTCGACAATGTGGTCGAGGCGATCGTGGACGGCGACGTCGCCGACACCCGCTGGGGCAAGCTGCCCGTGCCGCCCGGCTCCCGGCCGGGCCCCACCAGGCTGCTGGTCCGCCCGGCCGGGGTGCGGCTGACGGACCCCGAGGAGGGGCTGGCGTGCACCGTGGAGACGCGCACCTTCCGCGGCGACCATGTGGCGCTCATCCTGCGGCTGCCGGACCCGGCCGCGCCGCCCCTGGAGGCGTCCTGCGCCCTGCGGGACGCCCCGGAGGCGGGGGCCCGGGTGGGGGTGGCCTTCGACCCGGCCGATGTGGTGCTGCTCGACGCCGAGGTCTGA
- a CDS encoding sodium:solute symporter — MTAVDYTVIVVYLAGMLALGWWGMRRTTSTSDFLVAGRRLGPFMYSGTMAAIVLGGASTIGGVGLGYQYGLSGAWMVITIGLGLLALSVFFSARIARLKVYTVSQMLDLRYGGSSGLISGIVMWGYTLMLAVTSTIAYATIFDVIFGLDRIIAIVLGGAIVVCYSTLGGMWSITLTDMVQFVVKTVGVLLLLLPIAVVKAGGFGAMKSELPHGYFSPLGIGGQTVFTYVLIYSFGMLIGQDIWQRVFTARDDKVARRGGTAAGTYCLAYAVAGAVIGTAAKVLYPKLDAPDDAFATIVKDSLPVGVKGLVLAAALSAVMSTSSGALIACATVANNDIWARLRGRTLRTAGGAHDEVGGNRVFILIMGIAVIGISVALNNVVEALTVAYNVLVGGLLMPILGGLLWKRGTGAGALASVGVGGLTVIALMGWKGILANEPIYFGLLASLVAYVAVSLATKPTDAAILDAWRRRLAGEPPAPASEATSPATAGA, encoded by the coding sequence CTGTCGACTACACCGTGATCGTCGTCTATCTCGCGGGCATGCTCGCGCTCGGCTGGTGGGGCATGCGCCGCACCACGTCCACCAGCGACTTCCTGGTCGCCGGCCGGCGGCTGGGGCCGTTCATGTACTCCGGGACGATGGCCGCGATCGTGCTCGGCGGCGCGTCCACCATCGGCGGCGTCGGGCTCGGCTACCAGTACGGGCTCTCCGGCGCCTGGATGGTCATCACCATCGGCCTGGGGCTGCTGGCGCTGTCGGTCTTCTTCTCGGCGCGCATCGCCCGCCTCAAGGTCTACACGGTCAGCCAGATGCTGGACCTGCGCTACGGCGGCTCCTCCGGGCTGATCTCGGGCATCGTGATGTGGGGCTACACCCTGATGCTCGCGGTCACCTCGACCATCGCCTACGCCACCATCTTCGACGTGATCTTCGGCCTGGACCGGATCATCGCCATCGTGCTCGGCGGGGCGATCGTGGTCTGTTACTCGACGCTCGGCGGCATGTGGTCGATCACCCTCACCGACATGGTGCAGTTCGTGGTCAAGACGGTCGGCGTGCTGCTCCTGCTGCTGCCGATCGCGGTGGTGAAGGCGGGCGGCTTCGGCGCGATGAAGTCCGAACTCCCCCACGGCTACTTCTCCCCGCTGGGCATCGGCGGCCAGACCGTCTTCACCTATGTGCTCATCTACTCCTTCGGCATGCTGATCGGCCAGGACATCTGGCAGCGGGTCTTCACCGCCCGCGATGACAAGGTGGCCCGCCGTGGCGGCACCGCGGCCGGTACGTACTGCCTGGCCTACGCGGTCGCGGGCGCGGTCATCGGCACGGCGGCGAAGGTGCTGTACCCCAAGCTGGACGCCCCCGACGACGCGTTCGCGACCATCGTCAAGGACTCCCTCCCGGTGGGCGTGAAGGGGCTGGTGCTGGCCGCCGCGCTGTCCGCGGTGATGTCCACCTCCTCGGGCGCGCTCATCGCCTGCGCGACGGTGGCCAACAACGACATCTGGGCCCGGCTGCGCGGCCGTACGCTCCGTACGGCCGGTGGCGCCCACGACGAGGTCGGCGGCAACCGCGTCTTCATCCTCATCATGGGCATCGCCGTGATCGGCATCTCCGTCGCGCTCAACAATGTCGTGGAGGCGCTGACCGTCGCCTACAACGTGCTGGTCGGCGGGTTGCTGATGCCGATCCTGGGCGGGCTGCTGTGGAAGCGCGGCACCGGCGCGGGCGCCCTGGCCTCGGTCGGTGTCGGCGGCCTTACGGTCATCGCGCTGATGGGGTGGAAGGGCATCCTCGCCAATGAACCCATCTACTTCGGGCTGCTGGCCTCGCTGGTGGCGTATGTGGCGGTCAGCCTCGCCACCAAGCCGACCGACGCGGCGATCCTCGACGCCTGGCGGCGCCGGCTCGCCGGTGAACCGCCCGCCCCCGCCTCCGAGGCCACCAGCCCGGCCACGGCGGGCGCCTGA
- a CDS encoding ABC transporter ATP-binding protein has translation MVAPPDDDMLAARTVSYAYGGSPALLGVSLDAREGEILAVTGPRGCGKTTLLTCLAGQLVPDGGEVWFKGVPVHSLPPLGLERLRRDHFGWIGTEPHLVPELTAWENAALALMLRGTGRRAAKSAACEWLDRLDVGECARVRPAALLQSQRQRVAIARALAAGPSVLFADEPTAPLHQADRAQVLRTLTSAARSHGITVVLATHDQEVATLADRTVALLDGRRVGSDPSEAEGRAACSASV, from the coding sequence ATGGTGGCTCCGCCGGACGACGACATGCTCGCGGCACGCACCGTGTCGTATGCCTACGGCGGCTCACCCGCCCTCCTCGGTGTCTCCCTCGACGCCCGAGAGGGCGAGATCCTCGCCGTCACCGGTCCACGGGGCTGCGGCAAGACCACCCTCCTCACCTGCCTGGCGGGCCAACTCGTCCCGGACGGCGGGGAGGTGTGGTTCAAGGGCGTCCCCGTGCACAGCCTCCCCCCGCTCGGTCTCGAACGGCTGCGGCGCGACCACTTCGGCTGGATCGGCACCGAGCCCCACCTCGTCCCCGAGCTCACCGCCTGGGAGAACGCCGCGCTCGCCCTGATGCTGCGCGGCACCGGGCGGCGCGCCGCGAAGAGCGCGGCGTGCGAGTGGCTGGACCGGCTCGACGTCGGCGAATGCGCCAGGGTGCGGCCCGCCGCGCTGCTGCAGTCCCAGCGCCAGCGGGTCGCCATCGCCCGCGCCCTGGCCGCCGGGCCCAGCGTGCTCTTCGCCGACGAGCCCACCGCCCCGCTGCACCAGGCCGACCGCGCCCAGGTGCTGCGCACCCTCACCTCGGCGGCCCGCTCCCACGGCATCACCGTCGTCCTCGCGACTCATGACCAGGAGGTGGCCACCCTCGCCGACCGTACTGTCGCCCTGCTCGACGGGCGCCGGGTGGGCTCGGACCCCTCCGAGGCGGAAGGCAGGGCCGCGTGCTCAGCCTCCGTCTGA
- a CDS encoding ABC transporter permease: MAVPLAFFAVFFAYPVAAIVTQGLRVGGQWRFGRIAEVVTDPATLDVLWFTCWQAVASTALTLAVALPGAYVFARFDFPGKGLLRAVVTVPFVLPTVVAGSAFLALLGRGGLLDELWGVRLDTSVWAILLAHVFFNYAVVVRTVGGLWAQLDPRQEEAARVLGASRLSAWRRVTLPALAPAVAAAALMVFLFTFTSFGVIQILGGPRYATLEVAIYRETAQLLDLPTAAVLTLVQFAAVAAVLALHAWTVRRRESALRLVDPGRTARRPNGPAQWALLWGVLAVVALLIVTPLAVLVERSLSGPDGYGFTYYEALESAADSGGTFFVAPMEAIGNSLRYAAVATVFALAVGGLAAAALTRKAGRLVQGFDALLMLPLGTSAVTVGFGFLIALDEPPLDLRASWVLVPLAQALVGVPFVVRTMLPVLRAVDHRLREAAAVLGASPWRVWREVDLPLVGRAVAVAAGFAFAVSLGEFGATVFIARPDQPTLPVAIARFLGRAGQLSYGQAMALSTILMLVCAGSLLALERIRTDRSGEF; the protein is encoded by the coding sequence ATGGCGGTGCCGCTCGCCTTCTTCGCGGTCTTCTTCGCCTATCCCGTGGCCGCCATCGTCACCCAGGGGCTGCGCGTCGGCGGGCAGTGGCGGTTCGGCCGGATCGCCGAGGTGGTGACCGATCCGGCGACGCTGGACGTCCTGTGGTTCACCTGCTGGCAGGCGGTCGCGTCGACCGCCCTCACGCTCGCGGTCGCGCTGCCCGGCGCCTATGTCTTCGCCCGCTTCGACTTCCCCGGCAAGGGGCTGCTGCGGGCCGTGGTGACCGTGCCGTTCGTCCTGCCGACCGTCGTCGCCGGATCCGCCTTCCTGGCCCTGCTCGGCCGGGGCGGGCTGCTGGACGAGCTGTGGGGGGTGCGGCTCGACACCTCCGTCTGGGCGATCCTGCTGGCCCATGTCTTCTTCAACTACGCGGTCGTCGTCAGGACCGTCGGCGGGCTGTGGGCCCAACTCGACCCGCGCCAGGAGGAGGCCGCGCGGGTGCTCGGCGCGAGCCGGCTGTCGGCCTGGCGCCGGGTGACGCTGCCCGCGCTGGCGCCCGCCGTGGCCGCCGCCGCTCTGATGGTGTTCCTGTTCACCTTCACCTCCTTCGGCGTGATCCAGATCCTCGGCGGCCCCCGCTACGCCACCCTGGAGGTGGCGATCTACCGGGAGACCGCGCAACTGCTCGACCTGCCCACGGCCGCGGTGCTCACCCTCGTCCAGTTCGCCGCGGTCGCGGCCGTGTTGGCCCTGCACGCGTGGACCGTAAGGCGCCGGGAGAGCGCCCTGCGGCTCGTCGACCCCGGCCGCACGGCGCGCCGGCCCAACGGCCCGGCGCAGTGGGCGCTGCTGTGGGGCGTGCTGGCGGTGGTCGCCCTGCTGATCGTGACGCCGCTCGCGGTGCTGGTGGAACGCTCGCTGAGCGGGCCCGACGGCTACGGCTTCACCTACTACGAGGCGCTCGAGTCGGCCGCCGACAGCGGGGGCACCTTCTTCGTGGCCCCCATGGAGGCCATCGGGAACTCCCTGCGGTACGCGGCGGTCGCCACCGTCTTCGCCCTCGCCGTGGGCGGCCTCGCCGCCGCCGCGCTCACCCGTAAGGCGGGCAGGCTGGTACAGGGCTTCGACGCGCTGCTGATGCTGCCCCTGGGCACCTCGGCCGTCACCGTGGGATTCGGGTTCCTGATCGCCCTCGACGAGCCCCCGCTGGATCTGCGTGCCTCCTGGGTCCTGGTGCCGCTCGCCCAGGCCCTGGTGGGCGTGCCCTTCGTCGTACGGACCATGCTGCCCGTGCTGCGGGCGGTGGACCACCGGCTCCGGGAGGCGGCGGCCGTGCTCGGGGCGTCCCCGTGGCGGGTCTGGCGGGAAGTGGACCTGCCGCTGGTGGGCCGCGCCGTGGCGGTCGCGGCGGGCTTCGCGTTCGCCGTCTCCCTGGGCGAGTTCGGGGCGACCGTCTTCATCGCCCGCCCCGACCAGCCGACCCTCCCGGTGGCCATCGCCCGCTTCCTGGGCCGGGCCGGACAGCTCTCCTACGGGCAGGCGATGGCCCTGAGCACGATCCTGATGCTGGTCTGCGCCGGATCGCTGCTGGCGCTCGAACGCATCCGCACCGACCGTTCCGGAGAGTTCTGA
- a CDS encoding thiamine ABC transporter substrate-binding protein, with protein MNSQLRRAVSAALLGSVALGALVGCGGDSKGGADSKTVTLVTHDSFAASKAVLKEFTKETGYKVRVQAGGDAGAAVNQAILSKGHPQGDVFFGVDNTLLSRALDNDLFTPYTAKGLDKVPAALQLDRAEHRVTPVDFGDICVNYDRKYFADKKLAPPRTLEDLTEPAYKNLLVTENAATSSPGLGFLLATAARYGDDGWKGYWKKLRANGVEVVDGWEQAYYDRFSGSTGGGKGDRPLVVSYASSPPAEVADAKTKPAKAPTGVATGTCFRQVEFAGLLNGAGNTKGGKALLDFLLSKRFQEDVPLNMYVNPAREDAELPELFTRYGTRIADSATLAPQKIAKNREPWVKTWSSLVL; from the coding sequence ATGAACAGCCAGCTTCGGCGTGCCGTCTCAGCCGCCCTCCTCGGCTCAGTGGCCCTGGGCGCGCTCGTCGGCTGCGGCGGGGATTCCAAGGGCGGCGCGGACTCCAAGACGGTCACCCTGGTCACGCACGACTCGTTCGCGGCCTCCAAGGCGGTCCTCAAGGAGTTCACCAAGGAGACCGGCTACAAGGTGCGGGTGCAGGCCGGGGGCGACGCCGGAGCCGCCGTCAACCAGGCGATCCTGTCCAAGGGCCACCCCCAGGGCGATGTGTTCTTCGGCGTCGACAACACCCTGCTCTCCCGGGCGCTCGACAACGACCTGTTCACCCCCTACACGGCCAAGGGCCTCGACAAGGTCCCGGCGGCCCTTCAGCTCGACCGGGCCGAGCACCGCGTCACCCCCGTCGACTTCGGCGACATCTGCGTCAACTACGACCGTAAGTACTTCGCCGACAAGAAGCTGGCGCCGCCCCGGACGCTGGAGGATCTGACCGAGCCCGCCTACAAGAACCTCCTCGTCACCGAGAACGCGGCCACCTCGTCCCCCGGACTCGGCTTCCTCCTCGCCACGGCCGCCAGGTACGGCGACGACGGCTGGAAGGGCTACTGGAAGAAGCTGCGGGCCAACGGCGTCGAGGTCGTCGACGGCTGGGAGCAGGCGTACTACGACCGGTTCTCGGGCTCGACAGGCGGCGGCAAGGGCGACCGGCCGCTCGTCGTCTCCTACGCCTCCAGCCCGCCCGCCGAGGTGGCCGACGCCAAGACCAAGCCCGCCAAGGCCCCCACCGGGGTGGCGACGGGCACCTGCTTCCGGCAGGTGGAGTTCGCCGGGCTGCTGAACGGCGCGGGCAACACCAAGGGCGGCAAGGCGCTGCTGGACTTCCTGCTGAGCAAGCGGTTCCAGGAGGACGTCCCGCTCAACATGTACGTCAACCCGGCGCGCGAGGACGCCGAGCTGCCGGAGCTGTTCACCCGGTACGGGACCAGGATCGCCGACTCGGCCACCCTGGCGCCGCAGAAGATCGCCAAGAACCGTGAGCCGTGGGTCAAGACATGGTCCTCGCTGGTCCTGTAG
- the rlmN gene encoding 23S rRNA (adenine(2503)-C(2))-methyltransferase RlmN gives MPKPGELTFAAPRGAKKPPRHLADLTPAERREAVAALGEKPFRASQVSRHYFARYADDPAQWSDIPAAAREKLAAGLLPELMSVVRHISCDDDTTRKTLWRLFDGTLVESVLMRYPDRVTMCISSQAGCGMNCPFCATGQAGLDRNLSTAEIVHQIVDGMRALRDGEIPGGPARLSNIVFMGMGEPLANYNRVVGAIRRLTDPEPDGLGLSQRGITVSTVGLVPAMLRFADEGFKCRLAVSLHAPDDELRDTLVPVNTRWKVREVLDAAWEYAEKSGRRVSIEYALIKDINDQAWRADLLGRLLKGRRVHVNLIPLNPTPGSKWTASRPEDEKAFVAALEAHGVPVTVRDTRGQEIDGACGQLAASER, from the coding sequence ATGCCTAAGCCCGGAGAACTCACCTTCGCCGCGCCGCGTGGGGCCAAGAAGCCCCCGCGGCATCTTGCCGACCTCACACCCGCCGAGCGCCGGGAGGCCGTCGCCGCCCTCGGGGAGAAGCCCTTCCGGGCCAGTCAGGTCTCGCGTCACTACTTCGCGCGCTATGCCGACGACCCCGCACAGTGGAGCGACATACCGGCCGCCGCGCGCGAGAAGCTGGCCGCCGGGCTGCTGCCGGAGCTGATGAGCGTGGTGCGCCACATCAGCTGTGACGACGACACCACGCGCAAGACCCTGTGGCGGCTCTTCGACGGCACGCTCGTGGAGTCCGTACTGATGCGCTACCCGGACCGGGTGACCATGTGCATCAGCTCGCAGGCGGGCTGCGGGATGAACTGCCCGTTCTGCGCCACCGGCCAGGCGGGGCTGGACCGCAATCTGTCCACCGCCGAGATCGTGCACCAGATCGTCGACGGGATGCGGGCCCTCCGTGACGGTGAGATCCCCGGTGGTCCTGCCCGGCTGTCCAACATCGTCTTCATGGGCATGGGCGAGCCGCTGGCCAACTACAACCGCGTCGTCGGCGCCATCCGCCGGCTCACCGACCCCGAGCCCGACGGCCTCGGCCTTTCACAGCGCGGAATCACCGTCTCGACCGTCGGCCTCGTGCCGGCGATGCTGCGCTTCGCCGACGAGGGGTTCAAGTGCCGGCTCGCGGTGTCGCTGCACGCGCCCGACGACGAGCTGCGTGACACCCTCGTGCCGGTCAACACCCGCTGGAAGGTGCGCGAAGTCCTGGACGCCGCGTGGGAGTACGCGGAGAAGTCCGGCCGCCGGGTCTCCATCGAGTACGCGCTGATCAAGGACATCAACGACCAGGCGTGGCGCGCCGATCTGCTCGGCCGGCTGCTCAAGGGCCGCCGGGTGCATGTGAACCTCATTCCGCTCAACCCGACGCCCGGCTCCAAGTGGACGGCGTCCCGGCCCGAGGACGAGAAGGCGTTCGTGGCGGCCCTGGAGGCCCACGGGGTGCCGGTGACCGTCCGGGACACCCGTGGCCAGGAGATCGACGGGGCCTGCGGGCAGCTGGCGGCTTCGGAGCGCTGA
- a CDS encoding LOG family protein: MQEPDREIESIEEFDQVVARGTLAGFRVQSVDLTSRTAALLSTDTSEAVFLGCPMESEAAAKVRAGSALVFPPVPDLPFDPYRGTLYSPAQLFEGLTEHGYARTPDALAYAWFQRTKTDGDIFASMLRSIHDDAISDALDEFLVGTRVVGVMGGHALERGSDGFAGAARLGRALARTGLTVATGGGPGAMEAANLGAYAAPHEDAMLDEALELLGKTPSFRPSIGAWAEAAFTVRERWPDGGASVGIPTWFYGHEPPSAFASHIAKYFANATREDGLLARSTAGVVFLPGAAGTVQEIFDNATPNYYESRGEPTPMVLVDRDHWTRRLPTWPLLEALAEGRSMKARIALVDSVDEAPEALLSLLG, encoded by the coding sequence GTGCAGGAACCAGACCGGGAAATAGAGTCCATCGAGGAGTTCGACCAGGTCGTCGCCCGCGGCACCCTGGCCGGGTTCCGGGTCCAGTCCGTGGACCTGACGAGCCGTACCGCGGCGCTCCTCTCCACCGACACCAGCGAGGCGGTCTTCCTCGGCTGCCCGATGGAGTCCGAGGCGGCCGCGAAGGTCCGGGCCGGGAGTGCGCTGGTGTTCCCGCCGGTGCCGGATCTGCCGTTCGATCCGTACCGCGGCACCCTCTACTCGCCCGCGCAGCTCTTCGAGGGCCTCACCGAGCACGGTTACGCGCGGACGCCGGACGCGCTCGCCTACGCCTGGTTCCAGCGGACCAAGACCGACGGCGACATCTTCGCCTCGATGCTGCGCTCCATCCACGACGACGCGATCTCCGACGCGCTCGACGAATTCCTCGTCGGGACGCGGGTGGTGGGCGTCATGGGCGGCCACGCGCTGGAGCGCGGCTCCGACGGGTTCGCGGGCGCCGCCCGCCTCGGACGAGCCCTGGCCCGGACCGGTCTCACGGTCGCGACGGGCGGCGGGCCGGGCGCGATGGAGGCCGCGAACCTGGGCGCCTATGCGGCCCCGCACGAGGACGCGATGCTGGACGAGGCGCTCGAACTGCTCGGCAAGACGCCCTCGTTCCGGCCGTCCATCGGGGCGTGGGCCGAGGCCGCCTTCACGGTACGCGAGCGCTGGCCGGACGGCGGGGCGTCGGTCGGCATCCCCACCTGGTTCTACGGACACGAGCCGCCGAGCGCGTTCGCCTCGCACATCGCCAAGTACTTCGCCAACGCCACCCGGGAGGACGGCCTGCTGGCACGCTCGACCGCGGGCGTGGTCTTCCTGCCGGGCGCCGCCGGGACCGTCCAGGAGATCTTCGACAACGCGACGCCGAACTACTACGAGTCGCGCGGTGAGCCGACCCCGATGGTGCTGGTGGACCGGGACCACTGGACCCGGCGGCTGCCGACCTGGCCGCTGCTCGAAGCGCTCGCGGAGGGACGGTCCATGAAGGCCCGTATCGCACTGGTGGACTCGGTGGACGAGGCACCCGAGGCGCTGCTGTCCCTGCTGGGCTGA
- a CDS encoding thiamine pyrophosphate-binding protein: MPTAQRARHGGDLVVESLTALGASTVFGLPGQHALGAFDALRRSGLTYVGLRVENNAGFAADAFARVTGTVAPLLVSTGPGALMTLAALQESAAASAPVLAIGSQVPTAGLGGGRKGYLHELVDQKASFRDIVKSVHTVRTASQIPSAVAAAWASALEAPAGPVWLEIPQDVLLAPVAVPPVTSLRAEPRPLPPRPELTAEAARLLSAAERPVILAGGGVVRAGARQELRALAEALDAPVATTFGGKGAFPWDHPLSLQSWLEDAHTTEFLEDADVLLVVGSGLGELSSNYHTFRPRGRLVQIEADLGKLESNHPALGIHADAREALAALTETVTPRPPGTAAKAAAGLLTRVRERIDAQGLELEQRVLGAVRDALPDDSPSFWDMTILSYWAWSAFDSRAGALHSAQGAGGLGYGFPAALGAAAADPGRPVLAVSGDGGAMYSIAELATAHQYRLPVTWLIVDDGGYGILREYMTDTFGEATATELSRPDFVTLAESFGVPAVRTTPERLRADLAGALAAPGPSVVVLPALLRMFAPTHLDRLADGRPDDGPGLDQG, from the coding sequence ATGCCCACCGCACAGCGCGCGCGTCACGGCGGCGATCTCGTCGTGGAGTCCCTCACCGCGCTCGGGGCGAGCACCGTGTTCGGACTTCCCGGACAGCACGCTCTCGGGGCGTTCGACGCGCTGCGGCGGTCCGGGCTCACCTATGTGGGGCTGCGGGTGGAGAACAACGCCGGGTTCGCCGCCGACGCCTTCGCGCGTGTCACCGGGACGGTCGCGCCGCTGCTGGTGTCCACCGGGCCGGGGGCGCTGATGACGCTCGCCGCGCTGCAGGAGTCGGCGGCGGCCTCCGCGCCCGTCCTGGCCATCGGCAGCCAGGTGCCGACCGCGGGGCTCGGCGGCGGGCGCAAGGGCTATCTCCATGAACTCGTCGACCAGAAGGCGTCGTTCCGCGACATCGTCAAGTCCGTCCACACGGTCCGTACCGCATCCCAGATCCCCTCCGCGGTCGCCGCCGCCTGGGCGTCCGCGCTGGAGGCCCCCGCCGGGCCGGTATGGCTGGAGATCCCGCAGGACGTGCTGCTCGCACCGGTCGCCGTGCCGCCCGTGACCTCCCTGCGCGCCGAACCCCGGCCGCTGCCGCCCCGGCCCGAGCTGACGGCGGAGGCCGCGAGGCTGCTGAGCGCCGCCGAGCGTCCGGTGATCCTGGCCGGCGGCGGAGTGGTGCGCGCCGGGGCGCGGCAGGAGCTGCGGGCGCTGGCCGAGGCGCTGGACGCGCCCGTGGCGACGACCTTCGGCGGCAAGGGCGCGTTCCCCTGGGATCATCCGCTCTCGCTCCAGTCCTGGCTGGAGGACGCGCACACCACCGAGTTCCTGGAGGACGCCGACGTCCTGCTGGTCGTCGGCTCCGGACTGGGTGAACTCTCCTCCAACTACCACACGTTCCGCCCGCGCGGCCGCCTGGTCCAGATCGAGGCCGATCTCGGCAAGCTGGAGTCCAACCACCCGGCGCTCGGCATCCACGCCGACGCCCGCGAGGCGCTGGCCGCCCTCACCGAGACCGTCACGCCGCGCCCGCCGGGCACGGCGGCCAAGGCCGCGGCCGGGCTGCTCACCCGGGTACGGGAGCGCATCGACGCGCAGGGTCTGGAACTGGAGCAGCGGGTGCTGGGCGCGGTGCGGGACGCGCTGCCCGATGACTCCCCCAGCTTCTGGGACATGACGATCCTCTCCTACTGGGCCTGGTCGGCCTTCGATTCCCGTGCGGGTGCCCTGCACTCGGCGCAGGGCGCGGGCGGCCTCGGCTACGGCTTCCCGGCCGCCCTCGGCGCCGCCGCCGCGGATCCCGGACGGCCGGTGCTGGCCGTGTCGGGCGACGGCGGGGCGATGTACTCGATCGCCGAACTCGCCACCGCCCACCAGTACCGGCTCCCCGTCACCTGGCTGATCGTGGACGACGGCGGCTACGGCATCCTGCGCGAGTACATGACGGACACGTTCGGCGAGGCGACCGCCACCGAGCTGTCCCGCCCGGACTTCGTCACGCTGGCCGAGTCCTTCGGTGTCCCGGCGGTCCGTACCACACCCGAGCGGCTGCGCGCGGACCTCGCCGGCGCCCTGGCGGCCCCCGGGCCGTCGGTCGTGGTGCTGCCCGCGCTGCTGCGCATGTTCGCGCCCACCCACCTGGACCGGCTCGCCGACGGCCGCCCCGATGACGGCCCCGGACTCGATCAGGGCTGA